In Buchananella sp. 14KM1171, the genomic stretch TGATGCTGGGGGCGGCGTTGGCGCTGCTCAACCGCTCCGGGCTGAGTTCTACGGCCAGAACTTCCAGCGTGCGCGCCACGTGGCGTGGCGTGGCCGGCTGGGTCTCGGTGGTGCTGCTGGTCGCGCTCAGCGCCGGCGTGCTGGCGGGAGTGCCTGGTCTGGCGTGGCTGGTGGCGGACACGCGCGGCATGGGCGCCCTGCTGGTGGCCTCCGTTCTCTCCGTTGGAGTGGTGCAGGCGCTTTTGCCTTCCGCCTCCAGTCACCCGGGCCCGGCCCGCTGGCTGCAAAAGGTGGTGGGTGCGCGCGCGTTGACGTGGATCGGCGAACGCTCCTACGGGATCTACCTGTGGCACTGGCCGCTGTACGTGTTGCTTTTTTACGCCGCCCGCAGGGTGCCTTCGCTTTGGGGGGCACTGGCAGTCAGCCTGGCGTCGGTTGCCCTGGCGGCCCTTTCTTACAAATACGTGGAGGAACCGGTGCGCAACTCGGGTTGGCGCGGCGCGGCCAGGCGGCTATTCACCATGCCGCACAAGGCGTTCTTGGCCTCCGGCCTGGCCATTGTGATCGTGTGCAGCGCGTTCGTGTGGGCGCTGGCCCACCAGCCCGCCATGTCGCAGGCGCAGGCGAGCATCGAGGCGGGCAGGCGCGCGCTCGCCACCGCCACCCCAGCCGCACCTGCCTCCCCGCCGGCCGCCGCGTCCGCTTCTCCCAGCGACGACGCTGCCGCCCCCGCCTCCGCGAGTCCCGAGGCGCCCAGCGAGCCGGCCCCCTCCCCCTCGCCCGTCGAACCGACGCCCACGCCGGTGCCGCCGATCTCCGTGCCGGTGCAGGGGGCCGACGTCGCCGTGGTGGGAGACTCCGTCACCTTGGCCTCCGCGCCCTCGCTGGCCGAGCAGCTGGTGGACAGCGCCATCGACGCCGAGGTCTCGCGCCACTTCCTCTCCGCGCAGGAGATCCTGGCCGGGCTGGACGCCACCTACGGGCAGCGCCCGTTCGTGGTGGTCTCCCTGCTCTCTAACGGCCCGGTTTCCCTGGAGGAGATGGAGGAGTTCCTGGCCTCGCTGGCTCCCGGCCGCCGCCTGGTGCTGGTCACCGCCTACGGCCCGGAGACGGTGGAGTGGATGGCGCCCAACAACCAGGTGGCCCGCCAGTTCGCCGCCGCCCACAAGGACCGCGTCCGTATCGCGGACTGGGACACCGCGATCGCCGCACGCACCGACCTGCTGGCGGACGACCTGATCCACCCCAGCGAGGAGGGCGGCGACGTCTACGCCGCCGCCGTGCAGGCGGCGCTGGACAGCTTCGCCACCCCGGCCCGCTAGCTGGGCCAGCTGGCCGGGTGGCCGACTAACTGAGGCGTGGGGCAAGAAGCCCCTACCAGCGGGCGGGCAACAGCCCGGTCGCACCGCTCAAACGCGGCACCCCCACCACCCCCTACCAGCGGGCGGGCAACAGCCCGGGCGCACCGCTCAAACGCGGCACCCCCACCACCCCCTACCAGCGGGCGGGCAACAGCCCGGGCGCACCGCTCAAACACGGCACCCCCACCACCCCCTACCAGCGGGCGAGCAACAGCCCGGGCGCACCGCTCAAACACGGCACCCCCACCACCCCCTACCAGCGGGCGGGCAGCGTCTTGGGCTTGAATGAGGGCCGGGTGGCCTCGAAGGCGGAGATGTCCGCTTCGTTCTGCAGCGTGATGGCGATGTCGTCTGCGCCCGCCAGCAAGCGCTCGCGCGTGTGGTCGTCCACCTCGATGGGCGCGGCCTGGTCACCAAAGCGCACCTGTCGCTCCACCAGGTCCACAGTCACCTCGGCACCGGGACTGGCCTCCATGTACGCCCACAGGGCGTCGCGGGTGGCCTCGTCGATCAGCGCCACCAGTAGGCCCTGCTTGCCGGCGTTGGAGCGGAAGATGTCCGCAAAGCGCGGTGCCAGCACCGCCTTGAAGCCGTAGTCGCGCAGCGCCCACACCGCGTGCTCGCGCGAGGAACCGGTGCCGAAGTCCGTGTCAGCCACCAGCACCGAACCGGCCCGGTAGGGCTCCTGGTTCAGCACGAAATCCGGCTCCTTGCGCCAGGCGGCAAAGAGGGCGTCGTCGAACCCCGTGCGGGTAATGCGCTTCAGGAACACGGCCGGGATGATCTGGTCGGTGTCCACGTTGGAGCGGCGCAGCGGCACACCGATGCCCGTGTGAACGGTGAACTTTTCCATTTCTTATTCTCCTCGGGCTCAGGCGGGCAGGTCGGACGGGGCGGCCAGGTGCCCCAGCAGGGCGGTGGCGGCGGCAACGGGGGGCGAGACCAGGTGGGTGCGGCCGCCCGGGCCCTGACGTCCCTCGAAGTTGCGGTTGGAGGTGGAGGCGCAGCGCTCCCCCGCCGTGAGCTGGTCCGGGTTCATGCCCAGGCACATCGAGCAGCCGGCGTTGCGCCACTCCGCTCCGGCCCTGATGAAGATCTTGTCCAGGCCCTCAGCCTCTGCGGCCAGGCGTACCTTGGCCGACCCGGGCACTACCAGCATGCGCAGCCCCTCCTTGATCCGCTTACCGTCCAGGATCGCGGCGGCGGCCCGCAGGTCCTCCAAGCGGCCGTTGGTGCAGGAACCCAGGAAGACCGTGTCTACCTTGATGTCCTTCATCCGCATGCCCGGGCGCAGGTCCATGTACTCCAGCGCGCGGCGGGCGGCGGCGCGGTCCGTCTCGTCTTCGAAGGACTCGGGGTCCGGCACCGTCTGGTGCAGCGGCACGCCCTGCCCGGGGTTGGTTCCCCAGGTCGCAAAGGGCGTGATGTTTGCGGCCTCGAGCACCACTTCGGTGTCGAAGACGGCGTCGTCATCCGTGCGCAGCTCGCGCCACGCCGCCACGGCGGCGTCCCAGTCCTCCCCCTGCGGGGCGTGCGGGCGCCCCTTGAGGTAGGCGAAGGTGGTCTCGTCGGGGGCCACCATGCCGGCGCGGGCACCGGCCTCGATGGACATGTTGCAGACGGTCATCCGCTGCTCCATCGTCATCTCCTCAAAGGCCTGCCCCCGGTACTCGATCACGTGGCCCGCACCGCCACCCGTGCCGATCTTGGCGATCACGGCAAGGATGACGTCCTTGGCCGTGGTGCCCTCCGGCAGGGACCCGTTGACCGTCACGCTCATGGTCTTAAAGCGCTTCAGGGGCAGCGTCTGGGTGGCTAGCACGTGCTCGACCTCGGAGGTGCCGATTCCCATCGCCAGGGCGCCGAACGCACCGTGCGTGGAGGTGTGGGAGTCGCCGCACACCACGGTCATGCCGGGCTGGGTCAGGCCAAGCTGGGGGCCCACCACGTGCACGATTCCCTGCTGCGCGTCCCCCAGGGAGTGGATGCGCACGCCAAACTCGGCGCAGTTCTTCCGCAGCGTCTCAATCTGCAAGCGGGAGATCGGGTCAGCGATGGGCTGGTCGATGTTCTGCGTCGGGGTGTTGTGGTCCTCCGTAGCGATGGTCAGGTCGGGACGGCGCACCGGCCGCCCCTCCATGCGCAGGCCATCGAAAGCCTGCGGGGAGGTGACCTCGTGAACCAGGTGCAGGTCGATGTAGAGCAGGTCGGGCTGGCCCTGCGCACCAGCGCGCACCACGTGTTGCTGCCACACCTTTTCTGCGAGCGTCTTGCCCACCGAACACCTCCACAGGTCCGTGAATAGAAATTCACTCCACCGATTGCTTGCATCTCAGTTACTGAGATGGCAATATCATCTCATGGACGAGACGAACTCTTCAAGTGGAATCGGAGTGCTGGACAAGGCCGTGGCCTTGCTGGACGCCCTTGAGGGCGGCCCCGCCACGCTAGCTCAGCTTGTTGCAGCAACCCACCTCACCCGACCCACCGCCCACCGCCTCGCGGTGGGACTTGAACACCACCGCCTAGTGTCGCGGGACTCCCACGGCCGCTTTGTACTGGGTCCCCGCCTGGCGGAGCTTGCCGCAGCCGCTGGAGAGGATCGCCTCCTGGCCTGCGCCGGCCCCGTCCTGGCCATGCTGCGCGACCACACCGACGAGTCCGCACAGCTCTACCGCCGGCAGGGAGACCACCGCATCTGCGTGGCCGCAGCGGAACGCCCCTCCGGCCTGCGAGACTCCGTGCCCGTGGGTGTCACCCTGTCCATGCTGGCCGGCTCCGGCGCCCAGGTACTGCTGGCCTGGGAGGACCCCGACCGCCTGCACGCCGGACTCAAGGGAGCATCGTTCACCGCCACCACCCTGTCCGGGGTGCGCCGGCGCGGCTGGGCCCAGTCCGTCTCGGAGCGCGAGGCCGGCGTCTGCTCCGTCTCCGCCCCAGTGCGAGGCAAGGGCGGACGCGTCATCGCCGCCGTCTCGATATCTGGACCCATCGAGCGCATGGGCCGCCAGCCCGGGCGCATCTACGGCGAGATGGTGGCCGCCGCCGCCAACCGGCTCTCAGAGCTACTGGTCCAGGCCGGGCACTGATCGGCGCGCCTAGCCGCTACGCCCACCTGAGTTTTCGCCGGCGCGCGACGGCGCGCCCGTAAGCGTCCATGACCCACCGCAAAGCCTCATCCTGCGAATACGGGATGGGGCTTTGCCGGTTGTTCCGCTTCAGCCTGTCCAAAAGCTCCGGCCGCGCCAAGAGCGCGGCCAGGTGATCCGCCAGCTCCGCGTCGCTCCCGGCCAGCAGGCCGTGCTCGCCATGCGTGATGAAATCGTCCATCCCGGTGCCCGCGCGGCCCACCACCGCCAGGCCCGCAGCGCGCGCCTCCAACGGAGAAAGACCAAAGGCCTCGTCCAACCGGGCGGTGAGGTAGACATCGCAGTCGCGGTAAAGCGCGGCCAGGTCGCCGCGGTCCACCCGCCCACGCAGCTCAATCAACCCCCGCTCGTCGTGACGGGCAAGCCGAGCACGCAACGCCCCCAGCTCGGGGCCGTCGCCGCAGAGAATGAACCGCGCCCGCGCGCCAGGCACGCGCCTGGCCGCCTCCAGGAAAGCCGCAGCCATCACCTCGGGACGCTTCGCCTTCACGATCCGCACGGCGCTAACCACCGTCACCACCCGCTCGCCGGCGGAAGCACCGGGCGGCGGCGCGGCAACGTCGTCCCCCTCACTCGCCCCAATCCAGGCCGATAAATCGATCGCGTTCGGCAGCACGCCAACAGACTTCGCGCCGCACAGCTCAACCCGCCCAGCGGCCAGGCCGGAAACCGCCGTCAGCTCGGCGCCGCGCTCCTGCCACCTACGCACCCACCCCAAGCGAGCAGCCACGCCGGCCACCCGCATCGGCACCGTGCTGTGCCACGTCACCAGCACGGGGATCCCCAAGCAAAGAGCGGCCTCGATGCCCGGCCAAGCAAACACGCTGATCACGCCGGCGTGCACGTGGACGACGTCCGGCCGCAGAGCGCCCAGCTGCGCCCTCAGGCGCCGGAACGCAAACGCCGCCGCCGGAAAGCGCCTCGGCAGGGGCGACGTTACGCGCACCACCTCGAACGGATCGGGCCAGCGCGCGCCGGCCACACCATCGCGGTCGGGAGTCGCGGTCAGCACCGTCACCTCGTGTCCGGACGCGTGCTGGGCGGTGGCTAGCTCCCGCACCAGCGTCTCGATGCCGCCCAACCGGGGCGTGTAGCAGTCGCTAATGTGCACAATCCGCATGAGTCGAAGTGTTGCACACGCGCCACGGGAGCTGGCCGGAAACAGGGTTAGTGGCCCGGAGACGAAAGCGGCCCGGAGAAAACTCCGGGCCGCCTCAATTTGTAGCCCCGACCGGATTCGAACCGGCGCCGCCGCCTTGAGAGGGCGGTGTCCTAGGCCGCTAGACGACGGGGCCACTCGCTTGCGCGAACAGGTGAAACATTAGCGACCCGCACGGGGCCAGCGCCAATCGAACGCCCGTGAAATGACACACAGGCCCAGCGGGTGGGGGCGGGGCTGCGGGGCGGCGGGGATGCGGGGCGGCGGGTAATCCACGCGGGCGGAGACTCGCGTAACGCGCTCGCTGCTCGTGCGAGGCGCAGCCATCGGGCTTGCGCAAACGATCGCGCCTTTGCCCGACCAGTTGAGCCTTTGTGGCTCCTCCTGAGCCCTAATGTGACCTCTTGATGCGCTACGACACGTCCTAAGGGCTCAGGAGCTGCAACAAAGACGCATCCGCTGCACGAACGGCTCAAGAGGTACAAGAAAGACGCAACTGTTTGCGCAACCTACTCCAGCGCCCGCCTCCCGGAGGCGGGCGCCGCCACACCGCTCAGGACACGCCCACCGCAGCCGGAGCATTGGTGTGGGCACCTTACTGACGGGCGTCAGCGTCGCCCCTGAATCCCGTCAGTCTCGCCCGGCCCGGCACACTCCGGGGACCACGCCGGCCCGCCCCGGGTACCGGAGCTCCTGGCGGACTGGAACGACCACCTCGCGAGCTGAACCGACCACCCCGGGGACTGGGCCGGGCACTGTTGCGCAAACGGTTGTAGGGTTTCCCGACCTTTTGAGCTCTTGGTGCAGCTGTTGAGCTTTTGGTGCACCGATTGAGGGGTTACCCGGCCGGGTAAGCCTACGACTGGTTCACTAAGCCCACGAGAGGTGCACCAACCCTACGAGAGGTGCGCTAAGCCCTCGATCGCTTGCGCACACCCGCACCAACGGCGAGCATCGACGCCGCCTAACGCGACCACAGCGCCCATCCCCGGCCCCCCAAGCTCGCAAATGCTGCAACGGGGTACATCCGACCGACCGGTGCCACGCCCCCAAGCGGTCGGATGTACCCCGACCGCACGCTTGTACGCTCGGGGGCAACCCGCAGCGGCCACCAAGGAACGCCGGCACGACAACCCGACGGTGGGCGGAACGTCGGCCACCACGGGCGGCCCCCACGGGGATCGGCGTGTTACCGGGCGGCGAGTGGAACGTCGGCCACCCAGAACGCCGGCGCGAAAACCCGACGGCAGGCGGAACGTCGGCCACCACGGGCGGCCAAGCCGGGCGGCCGCGCTCCCAGCCCTTAGCGCCCGGCCTATTCCCATTTCCCCTACCGTTGGAGACGGCGGGACAGGCCCGCTACCGAACGTGAAAGCGGCCCGGAGGAAAACCTCCGAGCCGCTTCGATTTGTAGCCCCGACCGGATTCGAACCGGCGCCGCCGCCTTGAGAGGGCGGTGTCCTAGGCCGCTAGACGACGGGGCCACTTGGCTCTTTCGAGCCGCGCGATTTAACTCGCGAGCTGGGGTACCAGGACTCGAACCTAGACTAACTGAACCAGAATCAGTCGTGCTGCCAATTACACCATACCCCAAGGGTTTTGACTCTCCCAGCCCGACATAAGCCCGGCTGCGAGCGCCGGATGTGAACGTTACACGAGGGGTGCCGATCCCGGCAAATCCCCGGGGAGTAATCCGCGCCACCTTCCCGCGCACGCTGCTCGCCACGCGACACCATTCACCGCAACCGGTAACGCCGCCCGCCAGAGCACGGCCCGCCACTATGGCCGACGTCCCTCCCGCCGCAGCCACCAAACACCCAAGCCCGCCACGCCACCACGGCGGGCGCAGACCGGCCCCAACAACACACCCAGCCGGACGCACCTTCCCACCCCACCCCGCGCCCTCGCCCCCGAACCTCGCCCCACCCGCCACCAGCAGCTCTCGACCCGCACCCGACCCCAAACGCCCCTTTACCCCGCGCCACGAGCCCCGGCCACCACCCAGCGCCCCTACGACAGGGGCGCTCGCGCCCCACCCCACCCCCGCACGCCCAGCGATAGATAGCGCAAATCACCGCGTGGCAACCGACACGCCGCCGCGAGCGCCCCGATTTGCGCGAGACGCGCCACAGTCGTCAGACATCTGTCACATATTCCGAGAAATCTCGGTAAACGGACAGCTTTACCGGTTAACTAGCGCACGGCTGCCGCTCACGAAAGGAGTAATCATGCGCCGCCCTCGCCGGTCCCTGCTGGCCCCCATTTCGCTCTCAATCGGCTTGATTCTGCCAGCGACATTGGCCAGTCCTTCCTTGGCTACCGAGTCCCCCCTCCCACTGGCGGGAGAGCCCGCCACTTCCTCCCCGCCCCTTTGGACCGACACCGGGAGCGCGGACGAGGACGAGGACGGCGAACTGCGCAGCCTGCTGATTCCGGCGCTTCCCCCGCAAGACCCACTTCCCGGCTCCGGCTCCCCGGATGAGCCTGCCCCCTCCCTACCGCCGCAGGCCCCCGACCCGGATGAGCCGGCCCCCTCCCTACCGCCGCAGGCCCCCGACCCGCTCGGTCCCAACGAGTTCGTTCACCCGTGCAATCGGGCGATCGTCCCCACGTGTTCCTTGCAGGAGTCCACTTACGTGGATCTGGGCCTGGAGTTGGGCCCCGGCCCCCGCGCCCGCGTGCCGGTGCGGCTGGTCCAGAACCAGGTCCGCGCGCAGGCGATGAATGAGATGCGCGCGATGCGCACCAGGATGTGGGCCGCCAACCCGCCCTACAACGGCCGCCCACTGCGCACAGTTCTTGCCGAGCATGGCATCACTTCCGCCCAGGCGTTCGCCAACCAGCCCCAGTGGGACAACGACGCGGAGCGAATCTCCATCCAGCGCGCCGCAGAGCAGAGCATTAGCGGCATCACCCACGACCGCCCCTCCGGGCACAGCATCTTTGCTCTCGGGGTGAGCGGCGGGCAGGGCTTGGGTTCTGAGAACCTCGCGTGCGCGGAGGGGTTCATGACCAGCGCGCAGGGCATGAGCCAGTTCGAGGCGGAGCTGGCTGACCTGATTCGCCACAACGGCAGCTTCAACACCGCGACCGGTCACCTGCATACGCTGCTCAACCCGACTAAGGTCCGCCACGCCTTCTCGCTGACCGACCAGACCCATTTCACGAACCACAGCGTGCGCGCGCAGGGCAACACCTCGCCGGCCCCGGTCGGGGATGGCTGCTATTCCTTCGACGTCCCGCTGCCCTCGGGCACTGCGGTCAAGCTCTCTGACCCGGGTGTGCTGGGCGTGGGCGACACCGCAACGCTGCTGCCTACCGGGGTCTTCAACAAGCGCGAGCTGGTCATGGTGGGCACGTTCTCTTCCTCGGCTCCTGACGTCGTCCAGGTGGACCAGCAGACGGGCGAGATGCGGGCCAAGGCGCCCGGGTCTGCGGTGATCACCTTCCGCACGGCGGGTGCGGACAGCGTGCACACTCGGACGATCACGGTTTCCGCCGGCACCGTGCCGACGCTGAAGCTGGCCGGCCGGCGCGCCCTGTTGCCCGGCTTGGACGACGTTGCCGTGGTGAGCGCCACCGTGAACGGCGCCGAGACTCAGGTGACCGGCCGTTTTTCCACGGACGCGCCGGAGATCATCGCGGTCGACCCGGTTTCGGGCGTCTACCGTGGCTTGACCCCGGGCAAGGCGCGCGTGATCTTCACGGCCGTCCCGAGCGGCAGGGTCACCTCCATGGAGGTGCGGGTTGAGCAGGTCAAGCGTTATTCGTGGACGTGGTCTGCCAGCAACGCCGGCTCGTCCGGCACCCTGGTGGTGCGCTTGGCTTCGGCCAACCTGAACGAGGTGGTGCCGGGCAAGTTCGTGGTTGCCCCGGAGTCTTTCGGTAAGGCGACGATTGATCTCGACACGGGTTCCTTCCACCTGAACAACACCGGCAAGGTCTGGTTCGAGTATTCCGTTCCGGGCACGGACATCTTCAAGCGCATCGCTATCGACGTGCAGCCTGGCCTGGAGCTGACCGGCCCGAACGTGGTGAAGGTGGGCCAGAGTATCAAGCTCAAGCGCGCCCTGAATCAGGGGCCGGGTTACGAGGTCGGGGAGCTTACCTCTTTGACGCCTCAGCTGCTTGAGGTGCACAACACCGACCAGGTGCGGGGCTTGGCTCCGGGTAGCGGCCGGGTGCGCTTGTCCTATTCGTCGTGGTGGGTGGATTTCGACATCCGCGTGGAGCCCGGCCCGGGCGGCAATCCTGTATTGCCCACGCCGTCGAATGGTCCGGCCACGCCTTCCGCGCAGCCTTCGGTTTCGGTTTCGCCTACGACGTCGCCCTCTAACCCGTCCGTTCCCTCGGCGCCCTCCACGCCATCCGCCACACCGTCCGCCTCGCCAAAACCGCCGGCGCCCACCGACGCACCGGCCAACCCCAGCACCGCCCCTACCGCCTCGCCAAAACCGCCGGCCCCCACCGGCGCGCCGGCCACCCCCAGCACCACCCCTACCGCCAGCGCGCCGGCCACCCCGACGCCGCCCACAGTGACGAGCCGGGTGGTGCGCCTGGCAGGCAACAACAGGGTGGACACGGCCATCGCCGTCGCTCAGGCCCAGGCCCCCGCCAGCACCGCCATCCTGGCCACGGGTAACAGCTACGCCGACGCGCTGAGCGCCGCCGGGCTCTCCCGGGTGCTGGACGCGCCGATCTACCTGACGGCGAGTTCCTCCGGCCTGGAGAGCCAGGTGGTGGCCTCGATGCGCCGGCAGGGCGTGCGCCACGTGGTGATCCTGGGAGGGCACGGCTCGGTGCCGCTCGCGGTGGAGCGCACCGTGCTGAACTCCGGCATGACCGTTGAGCGCATCGCGGGCGCCAGCCGCACGGACACCTCGCTGCGGGTGGCCCAGCGCGCGATCAGCGTGAACGGCGCGGCCGTGAAACGAGTCTTCGTCACGGATGGAACCAACTTCCCTGATGGTCTGGCCGCGGGGGCAGCGTCGGCCAATGCGCAGGCAATCACGGTGCTAACCAATGGGTCCAGCCTGCCCGCCGCCACTGCCGCGTTCCTGCGGGAGCAGTCCCGGTTCCGGGCGGTGGACGTGCTGGGCGGCAAGGCCAACACGGCCCTGCAGCAGGCCTCTGTGCAGCCGGCGAAGCGGTTCCTGGGGGCGTCGCGCTACGAGACGGCCTACCGGGTGGCAAAGGCGTTTGCCTCCCCCGCCGCCCCCAATCGGGCCATCCGCGTGGTGATCGCCAACGGCAACCATTTCGCTGACGCGTTGGCGGCCTCGGCGCTGACGGCCCGTGAGGGAGGGGTGCTGCTGTTGAGCACGGCGTCGACGCTGGAGGGCTATGCCGCGTCCTACCTGATGCAGCTCTCCGGCCCCGTGCACGCCTACCTGGCAGGGGGTGAAAACTCCCTTTCCACCCGGGTGGAGAACTCGGTTCGCCTAGCCGTGGACTGATCTCCCGCCCTGGCGGAGGGCCTGCGTTCAAAACCCCAGTCTCGTGCGGGTTTGGGCGCAGCCATGCCAAATACAAGCTGACAGCGCGCCAGAAAGAGCTTGGGGGCGCCCCCACCACGCCCCTCCTGCGGGCCGAGCCACGCCGCCAATCGGCTCACGACGAGCCGACGCGACCCCAGGCCGAGCCCAGCGGTAGGCCGCCCCCTCACCCGCCAAGAAATAACTACAAAATCGAAAGGAGTAACGATGCGCAACAAGAAATTGCCATCCCTACTCGCCGCTTCCATAGCGGTATGTCTCAGCCTCCCGGCCGCACTCGGCAGCGCCGCCGCCTTCGCCCAGGAGCCCCCCACCCCAGACGCCGCCGCGAACAGTTTTGAACAGGTGGACGACGCTGCCCACCAGGCGCCCCTGCTCACCGAGCCGCTCCTCGATGCCGACACCGAGGCAGACCGGGACGGCGCGGGCAACCACCAGTCGAACACCGCCCCCGGGCCAGGCGGGCAGGCCACGCCGCAGAACCTCACCCACCCGTGCTACCAGCCCACTATCCCCAGCTGCACCCTGCGGCAGTCCACCTACGTGGACCTCGGCACGGATCTGGGCACGGGACTGCTTGCGCGCGTCCCCGTCCAGCTACACCAGGACGACGTTCGCGCGCGGGCAATGGACGACTTCCGCAACCTGCGCCGCAGGATGTGGCAGACCAACCCGCCCTACAACGGGCGCCCGTTGCAGACCGTGCTGCGGGAGAAGGGCATCACCAGCGCCGAGCAGTACGCCAGCATGGTGTCTTGGGACAACGACGCCGAGCGCATCTCCCTGCAGCGCGCCGCCGAGCAGGTGCTGAGCGGAATCACCCACACCCGACCGGTGCGCACCAACCTGTTCGGGCTCAAGGTGCTGGGCGGGCAGTCCCTCTACACGGAGAACCTGGCCTGCAGCGTCGGCACGATGACGCCGTTCGCGGGCTTGACCCTGTGGGAGGACGAGCTGATCTACCTGCAGGACGACAACGGCGCGTTCAACTTCCGCACCGGCCACCTGCACACCCTGCTCAACCCGGCCTACACCCACCACGCCTTTGCGCAGAGCGACCAGACCCACTACGTAAACCACTCGGTGCGCAGCGGGGGCAACACCCCGGCCGCGCCCGTGGGCAACGGCTGCTACGCCATCGATGTGCCGATCCCCGGCGACAGCTCCGTCCAGTTCGAGCCGATCAGCACCCTGGGGGTCGGGGAAAAGGCGTTCGCCACCGTCACCTCCTCCTTCAGCACCCGCACCGTTGCCCTCGCCGGGCGCTACACCTCCTCCCGCCCCGACGTGGCCCAGGTGGACGAGACCACCGGCGAGATCACCGCGCTGACCGGCGGGCAGGCAACGATCTCCTTCACCCCCACCAACTCCAGCAACACGGTGACCCAGGTGGTGCAGGTATCCGCCGCCCCCGTCCCGCAGCTCTCACTGGCCGTCCGCAGCGACCTGCTGGAGGGATCGTTCGAGACGCCCGTCGTCACGGCGCTCGTGGACGGACAGGAGGCCTCGGTGACGGGCCGCTTCAGCACCGACGCGCCCAACGTCATCTCGATCGACGCGAACACCGGCCGCTTCCAGGCCGTCTCCCCCGGCCGGGCACGAATCATCTTCACCGCCAGCCCCTCCGGGCGCATCGCCGAAGCGACCGTGAACGTCCACAAGATCAGAACCGTTCGATGGAGCTGGGGCGACAGTGTGGTGGGCTCCACCGGTGTCTTCACCGTCTACGGCAGCTCCGGGGACATCACCGAGCAGCTCTCCGGCGAGTTCAGCCTCGGCACCGACTCCCTCGATCTGCTCACCGTGGACCGCGAAACCGGCGAGTTCCACTTCGTCAAGCCCGGCAAGGCCAAGCTCTTCTTCTCCATCCCGGGCACCATGTTCTTCCGCACCCTAACCG encodes the following:
- a CDS encoding acyltransferase family protein, which produces MQAKPIGAARNGKPSTSAGVPRSPGKRHLAPLDGLRALAIVFVLGYHFFPKLAPQGRLGVDLFFVLSGFLITSLLLAETQRSGRVNLRGFFLRRWRRLVPALVLAVVTVVGMAAVVGGDALLAVRRQTLGSLFFVSNWVEIFAGGSYYDHTQPLLLTNTWSLAIEAQFYLVWPLLLLGIVWLADRLIRAFPWAAHWQARRVAAVLCVLIAAASFGAGVALTSAGAAASRAYFGTDTHSFGLMLGAALALLNRSGLSSTARTSSVRATWRGVAGWVSVVLLVALSAGVLAGVPGLAWLVADTRGMGALLVASVLSVGVVQALLPSASSHPGPARWLQKVVGARALTWIGERSYGIYLWHWPLYVLLFYAARRVPSLWGALAVSLASVALAALSYKYVEEPVRNSGWRGAARRLFTMPHKAFLASGLAIVIVCSAFVWALAHQPAMSQAQASIEAGRRALATATPAAPASPPAAASASPSDDAAAPASASPEAPSEPAPSPSPVEPTPTPVPPISVPVQGADVAVVGDSVTLASAPSLAEQLVDSAIDAEVSRHFLSAQEILAGLDATYGQRPFVVVSLLSNGPVSLEEMEEFLASLAPGRRLVLVTAYGPETVEWMAPNNQVARQFAAAHKDRVRIADWDTAIAARTDLLADDLIHPSEEGGDVYAAAVQAALDSFATPAR
- the leuD gene encoding 3-isopropylmalate dehydratase small subunit; translated protein: MEKFTVHTGIGVPLRRSNVDTDQIIPAVFLKRITRTGFDDALFAAWRKEPDFVLNQEPYRAGSVLVADTDFGTGSSREHAVWALRDYGFKAVLAPRFADIFRSNAGKQGLLVALIDEATRDALWAYMEASPGAEVTVDLVERQVRFGDQAAPIEVDDHTRERLLAGADDIAITLQNEADISAFEATRPSFKPKTLPARW
- the leuC gene encoding 3-isopropylmalate dehydratase large subunit — its product is MGKTLAEKVWQQHVVRAGAQGQPDLLYIDLHLVHEVTSPQAFDGLRMEGRPVRRPDLTIATEDHNTPTQNIDQPIADPISRLQIETLRKNCAEFGVRIHSLGDAQQGIVHVVGPQLGLTQPGMTVVCGDSHTSTHGAFGALAMGIGTSEVEHVLATQTLPLKRFKTMSVTVNGSLPEGTTAKDVILAVIAKIGTGGGAGHVIEYRGQAFEEMTMEQRMTVCNMSIEAGARAGMVAPDETTFAYLKGRPHAPQGEDWDAAVAAWRELRTDDDAVFDTEVVLEAANITPFATWGTNPGQGVPLHQTVPDPESFEDETDRAAARRALEYMDLRPGMRMKDIKVDTVFLGSCTNGRLEDLRAAAAILDGKRIKEGLRMLVVPGSAKVRLAAEAEGLDKIFIRAGAEWRNAGCSMCLGMNPDQLTAGERCASTSNRNFEGRQGPGGRTHLVSPPVAAATALLGHLAAPSDLPA
- a CDS encoding IclR family transcriptional regulator, with the protein product MDETNSSSGIGVLDKAVALLDALEGGPATLAQLVAATHLTRPTAHRLAVGLEHHRLVSRDSHGRFVLGPRLAELAAAAGEDRLLACAGPVLAMLRDHTDESAQLYRRQGDHRICVAAAERPSGLRDSVPVGVTLSMLAGSGAQVLLAWEDPDRLHAGLKGASFTATTLSGVRRRGWAQSVSEREAGVCSVSAPVRGKGGRVIAAVSISGPIERMGRQPGRIYGEMVAAAANRLSELLVQAGH
- a CDS encoding glycosyltransferase family 4 protein; amino-acid sequence: MRIVHISDCYTPRLGGIETLVRELATAQHASGHEVTVLTATPDRDGVAGARWPDPFEVVRVTSPLPRRFPAAAFAFRRLRAQLGALRPDVVHVHAGVISVFAWPGIEAALCLGIPVLVTWHSTVPMRVAGVAARLGWVRRWQERGAELTAVSGLAAGRVELCGAKSVGVLPNAIDLSAWIGASEGDDVAAPPPGASAGERVVTVVSAVRIVKAKRPEVMAAAFLEAARRVPGARARFILCGDGPELGALRARLARHDERGLIELRGRVDRGDLAALYRDCDVYLTARLDEAFGLSPLEARAAGLAVVGRAGTGMDDFITHGEHGLLAGSDAELADHLAALLARPELLDRLKRNNRQSPIPYSQDEALRWVMDAYGRAVARRRKLRWA